The genomic stretch CGAAGACGGCCTGGGTGAACTCGCCGACCCGGCGTGGGCAGCCGCGGAAACGGCTGAGCACGCGCCAGTTCTTCAGGACCGCGAAGCCGCGTTCGCCGGGTGCGCGGGTGGCCGCGAGGACGCGGTTGCTCTCCTTGAGGCCGTCGGAAAGTTCGCCGTTCGCGGGCTTCTTACGGGGCACGAGGAGCAGATCGCTCTCGCCGCCGACGTAGCCCTTGTCGGCGTAGAGGTAGATCGTTTCCGCG from Parafrankia discariae encodes the following:
- a CDS encoding transposase family protein, producing AETIYLYADKGYVGGESDLLLVPRKKPANGELSDGLKESNRVLAATRAPGERGFAVLKNWRVLSRFRGCPRRVGEFTQAVFVLEQEGI